The Amblyomma americanum isolate KBUSLIRL-KWMA chromosome 3, ASM5285725v1, whole genome shotgun sequence genome window below encodes:
- the LOC144124853 gene encoding uncharacterized protein LOC144124853 produces MAVQTLKAVKVYAASNEENDIFAEESQLTRAWRKALGSASSYLALIRGQHPGRSSGGGTDEDSTPRRRLPERQREPRSAEVERDRGVFDSCLRTLVLSTSYDPTPLPRDLEEFTFSFGRVVVSGGNLTGLSSVHRTGDCAVMLGECGAAIRMDLGFEDLTIKATAIVEDHHHVRNAVFDVRVPAVEVALDVTETNNQFQIITYRMAFTAPVTLTELPPGRRSLEPLTNGIPELTLREQDLEQLKTSSRKYIQRLIQSFEHFVFDPPLLEP; encoded by the exons ATGGCTGTCCAGACTCTCAAGGCAGTCAAAGTTTACGCCGCCAGCAACGAGGAAAATGATATATTCGCAGAAG AGTCGCAGCTCACCCGAGCCTGGAGAAAGGCTCTTGGCAGCGCCTCCAGCTACTTGGCCCTAATACGGGGGCAGCATCCAGGCCGCAGCAGTGGTGGTGGTACTGATGAGGACTCGACGCCAAGGAGGCGGTTACCGGAAAGGCAACGGGAACCTCGCAGCGCTGAGGTTGAGCGCGATCGAGGAGTGTTCGATAGCTGTCTTCGGACACTCGTCCTGTCTACAAGCTACGACCCGACGCCGCTTCCGCGTGACCTCGAAGAGTTCACCTTTTCCTTCGGTCGGGTGGTTGTGTCCGGAGGCAACTTGACGGGCCTGTCCAGTGTCCACAGGACCGGCGACTGCGCCGTGATGCTCGGAGAGTGCGGCGCGGCTATTCGCATGGACCTGGGATTCGAAGACCTCACTATTAAAGCTACGGCAATTGTTGAGGACCACCATCACGTGCGAAATGCAGTCTTCGACGTGCGTGTTCCTGCTGTAGAAGTGGCCTTGGACGTGACGGA AACAAACAACCAGTTCCAGATTATCACCTACCGGATGGCCTTCACGGCGCCCGTCACGTTGACCGAACTGCCGCCTGGACGACGTTCCTTGGAACCACTCACCAATGGCATTCCAGAGCTTACGCTACGCGAACAAGACTTGGAGCAACTGAAAACCTCCTCGCGCAAATACATTCAAAGACTTATCCAGAGCTTTGAGCACTTTGTTTTCGATCCTCCGCTTCTGGAGCCCTAG